From the Lolium rigidum isolate FL_2022 chromosome 2, APGP_CSIRO_Lrig_0.1, whole genome shotgun sequence genome, one window contains:
- the LOC124690411 gene encoding protein trichome birefringence-like 14 gives MNGAFLHLVDKPSLGRVLLLILPIAVWLLLDVSTVLKNFSGITLKGSTPDLLLQHGQHRLGDDDDVPGGSADLAYDAHHAQRSRASRNKACNYAKGKWVADVKRPLYSGNACKQWLSKMWSCRGMERTDFSYEGYRWQPHDCQMPEFSGPNFLHRMRHKTLAFVGDSLGREQFQSMMCIATGGKHSPEVEDVRKKYGIVKASSPFTPGGSAYRFPDTNTTILFYWSPTLSEHEPLMNMTTKKTSNALHIDRPADFLKTHLHSFDVLVLNTGHHWNMVKFRRSHWKLYDEGKPVGNGTLATMDFSRARKIKLHNIARWVDSELVHHPRMKVFLRTMSPEHFVNGEWNTGGRCDSTIPLSSGSEVSQDRSSDLAAESAVKGTRLKLLDITAISQLRSEGHISNHSVKAQRAVYDCLHWCLPGIPDMWNELLFAQM, from the exons ATGAACGGCGCGTTTCTGCATCTTGTCGACAAACCATCCTTGGGTCGTGTTCTTCTCCTCATTCTGCCTATTGCTGTTTGGTTATTGCTGGATGTATCCACAGTCCTCAAAAACTTCAGCGGCATAACGTTGAAAGGTTCTACCCCAG ATCTCCTACTGCAGCATGGGCAGCACCGtcttggagatgatgatgatgtgcCAGGAGGTTCTGCAGATCTAGCTTATGACGCCCATCACGCTCAGAGAAGTAGAGCTAGCAGGAACAAAG CCTGTAACTATGCAAAGGGCAAGTGGGTAGCAGATGTGAAGCGGCCACTCTACTCAGGTAATGCCTGCAAGCAATGGCTATCAAAAATGTGGTCTTGTCGCGGGATGGAACGGACGGATTTCTCCTACGAGGGCTACCGGTGGCAGCCGCATGATTGCCAGATGCCTGAGTTCTCAGGGCCAAACTTTCTGCATAG GATGAGGCACAAAACTCTTGCTTTTGTTGGTGATTCGCTTGGCAGAGAGCAGTTCCAGTCCATGATGTGCATTGCAACAGGCGGCAAACACAGCCCTGAGGTTGAAGACGTCCGAAAGAAATACGGCATTGTCAAAGCTTCGAGTCCTTTCACTCCTGGTGGCTCTGCTTACCGATTTCCAGACACGAACACCACCATCCTTTTCTACTGGTCTCCTACTCTATCAGAACACGAACCTTTGATGAACATGACGACCAAGAAAACTAGCAACGCGTTGCATATCGATCGTCCAGCTGATTTTTTGAAGACGCATCTCCACAGTTTCGATGTCCTCGTGCTGAACACTGGCCACCACTGGAACATGGTGAAATTCAGGCGTAGCCATTGGAAGCTGTACGACGAGGGGAAGCCTGTCGGAAATGGAACACTCGCGACAATGGACTTCAGCCGTGCGAGGAAGATCAAACTGCACAATATCGCCAGATGGGTGGATTCGGAACTTGTGCACCATCCTCGGATGAAGGTTTTCCTCAGGACAATGTCGCCGGAGCATTTCGTGAATGGTGAATGGAACACTGGTGGAAGATGCGACAGCACCATCCCCCTGTCTAGCGGAAGCGAGGTCTCGCAGGATCGTTCAAGTGACTTGGCTGCTGAAAGTGCGGTGAAAGGGACTCGGCTTAAGTTGTTGGATATCACCGCGATCTCACAGCTGCGGAGCGAGGGTCATATCTCGAATCATAGTGTCAAGGCTCAGAGGGCCGTTTACGATTGTTTGCACTGGTGCCTTCCTGGTATACCAGATATGTGGAATGAGCTCCTCTTTGCACAGATGTAG
- the LOC124690412 gene encoding protein trichome birefringence-like 14, which produces MALDSSGINHFNIRRNLKVHLASQALVVFEDLPRGVLEQHPGNDATGGPVGSPGPTYDDSRIHKSTATRGDGFLQRQEQRRPENDATGSLVGSPGPTYDDSRIHKSTYKEGDECNYAKGKWIGDEKRPLYSGYECKRWLPKKYNCDTMGRTDLSFEGYRWQPYGCKMPEFSGLNFLNRMRHKTLAFVGDSLGRQQFLSMMCIATGGKRPKVEKVGRKYGLAKVPHAPKGHTLAYRFPGTNTTVLFYWSASLCELEPLTNTTSLSTSYALHLDRPARFLKKYLHSFDTLVLNTGHHWNKVKFSQNNWELYADGKPLVKGTLPEDLSPFRNLKLHNIVRWLDSELIHRPHMKVFLRTNSPSHFLHGDWNTGGSCNSTTPLSSGSEVFGDHSGDLPAEHAVTGTRVKLLDITSISQLRSEAHVADHTLNSQSVKYDCSHWCLPGIPDTWNEILFAQI; this is translated from the exons ATTCGTAGAAACCTAAAGGTCCATCTTGCTTCGCAGGCGTTGGTGGTCTTCGAGGATCTTCCCCGAG GTGTTCTAGAGCAGCATCCTGGAAATGATGCAACAGGAGGTCCAGTTGGGTCTCCAGGTCCAACTTATGACGACAGTCGCATCCACAAAAGTACAGCAACGCGGGGTGATG GTTTTCTACAACGGCAAGAGCAGCGGCGTCCCGAGAATGATGCAACAGGAAGTTTAGTTGGGTCTCCAGGTCCAACTTATGACGACAGTCGCATCCACAAAAGTACATACAAGGAGGGTGATG AATGTAACTATGCAAAAGGCAAGTGGATAGGAGACGAGAAGCGGCCACTCTACTCCGGTTATGAGTGCAAGCGATGGCTGCCAAAAAAATACAATTGCGACACGATGGGTCGGACAGATTTATCGTTCGAGGGCTACAGGTGGCAGCCATATGGTTGTAAGATGCCGGAGTTTTCAGGGCTGAACTTTTTGAATAG GATGAGACACAAAACTCTAGCTTTTGTGGGTGATTCGCTTGGTAGACAGCAGTTTCTGTCTATGATGTGCATAGCTACAGGCGGTAAACGCCCTAAGGTTGAAAAGGTTGGGCGGAAATATGGTCTTGCCAAAGTTCCACATGCTCCAAAAGGTCACACCTTGGCTTATCGATTTCCAGGAACTAACACCACTGTTCTTTTCTATTGGTCTGCTAGTCTATGTGAATTGGAGCCATTGACGAACACGACAAGTTTGTCGACAAGCTACGCACTGCATCTTGATCGTCCAGCAAGATTCTTGAAGAAGTATCTCCATAGTTTTGATACCCTTGTTCTCAACACTGGCCATCACTGGAACAAAGTGAAATTCAGTCAAAATAACTGGGAGTTGTATGCTGATGGCAAGCCTCTAGTAAAAGGTACACTGCCGGAAGACCTCAGCCCATTCAGGAACCTTAAGCTGCACAACATCGTAAGATGGCTGGATTCAGAACTCATACATCGTCCTCATATGAAAGTTTTCCTGAGAACAAACTCACCAAGCCATTTCCTACATGGCGACTGGAACACTGGGGGTAGCTGTAATAGTACCACCCCGTTGTCTAGTGGAAGCGAGGTCTTCGGGGACCATTCAGGTGACCTACCTGCGGAGCATGCAGTAACTGGAACTCGGGTTAAGCTTTTGGATATTACTTCTATCTCACAACTACGAAGCGAAGCCCATGTCGCAGATCATACTTTGAACTCACAAAGTGTCAAATACGATTGTTCGCACTGGTGCCTACCTGGTATCCCAGACACGTGGAATGAAATCCTCTTTGCTCAGATTTAG